One part of the Phacochoerus africanus isolate WHEZ1 chromosome 7, ROS_Pafr_v1, whole genome shotgun sequence genome encodes these proteins:
- the THAP2 gene encoding THAP domain-containing protein 2 yields the protein MPTNCAAAGCATTYNKHINISFHRFPLDPKRRKEWVRLVRRKNFVPGKHTFLCSKHFEASCFDLTGQTRRLKMDAVPTIFDFCTHIKSMKLKSRNVLKKNSCTPTGPSSLKSNITSQQVLLEHSYAFRNPMEAKKRIIKLEKEIASLRRKMKTCLQKERRATRRWIKATCLVKNLEANNLLPKGTSEHILPTALSSLPLEDFKILEQDQ from the exons ATGCCGACCAATTGCGCCGCAGCGGGCTGTGCTACTACCTACAACAAGCACATTAACATCAGCTTCCACAG gtttccctTGGatcctaaaagaagaaaagaatgggtTCGCCTGGTTAGGCGCAAAAATTTTGTGCCAGGAAAACATACTTTTCTTTGTTCAAAGCACTTTGAAGCATCTTGTTTTGACCTAACAGGACAAACTCGACGACTTAAGATGGATGCTGTTCCAACCATTTTTGATTTTTGTACCCATATAAAGTCTATG AAACTCAAGTCAAGGAATGTTTTGAAGAAAAACAGTTGTACTCCAACTGGACCATCCAGTTTAAAATCAAACATTACTAGTCAGCAAGTACTACTCGAACACAGTTATGCCTTTAGGAATCCTATGGAAGCAAAAAAGAGGATAattaaactggaaaaagaaatagcaagcttaagaaggaaaatgaaaacttgcCTACAGAAAGAACGCAGAGCAACTCGAAGATGGATCAAAGCCACCTGCTTGGTGAAGAATCTGGAAGCAAATAACTTATTACCGAAGGGCACATCGGAACACATTTTACCAACTGCCTTAAGCAGTCTTCCTTTGGAAGATTTCAAGATTCTTGAACAAGATCAATAA